The sequence AATAGTGAGCGATAAAAGCAGGAGAAAACATCCTGAAACAGAATCGTAACTAACTACAATTGATATAAAAGATGCATTCTCTATCCTATGACGTAATACTTCATCCATATAGGTTGGTTGTGTCTTCTAGGCTCTGGCCGCTGGTTACCCTTTCTTTCATTTTCCTCGTGCACTTAGGTGGTATTGAGAATTTTTGAGTctttcattatttggattgggCTTTTATCAATTATCCTTTTGTTGGCCCATTCTTCAAGTTGTTGGCCCACCAATTGTGAGTCCATCTCCAGTCTTACGGGCTTATCACCATAATAGAAATGTCACTCAAGAATTAAAATTGTTCAtagcaaataaaaaaaaacaattttcaaaataaaaaataaaaataatacgaTAATGTTTGTAATGTGGTCAATAAGTGGTCAAGACGAACCTCGAGTCTGCCAACAACTATTTGCATTATGCCAAACACGAGCTCCGTCTCCAACATCAATTGCTGGTTGCAACTGCTTGAGGCTTGCAGTGGATCAAGATCGCTCAAACAAGGTAAGATAATTCACCAGTGTATCGTCAAATTAAACGGGGAAGATTTTGGTTCTCAATCACCACATCTTGACAAGCTCGTGCGCTTCTACCTTTCATGCAGCAGGCCTCAACTTGCACAtcgagtcttcaaatcaattccaaatcattGGAGGAAAAACAAGACTATATTATGGAACCAGATTATTAGAGCTTATGCATGGGATGGACCTTTTGAAAAGGCCGTTGATTTGTATAATGAAATGGTGGATTCTGGGGTCACACCTACAAATTACACCTACCCTTTTGTGCTGAAGGCATGTTCTACTTTGCAGGATATAGACATGGGTGTAAAGATTCATGGGCATGCGAAAAGATTTAATCTTGAAAACGATGTTTACGTGTGTACCGCATTGGTTGACTTTTACGTGAAATGTGGCTGTCTGCTGGAGGCGAGGGAGGTGTTTGATGGAATGCCTCAAAGGGATGTAGTGGCTTGGAATGCTATGGCAGCGGGCTTTTCATTACGCGGGCTCTGTTTGGATGCGATTGGGCTGGTTTCGGAGATGCAGAACAAGGGTGTAGAACCAAACTCTTCTACTATTgtggccattctgccctctatTGCAGAGACATGTAGGTTGAGAGAAGGAAAAGCTGCCCATGGTTTTTGCGTGAGAAGGGATTTTCACATTGATGTAGTGGTAGGCACCGGGCTTCTAGATATGTATGGGAAATGTGGGCAGTTGGTACACGCAAAACATCTATTCAAAACACTGGCGTCAAAAAATGAGATCACTTGGAGTGCTATGATTGGAGTTTTTGTTACATGTAATTATGCAGAAGAAGGTTTAGAATTGTTTAAAAAGATGAGAATGGAAGCTAGCAAAATTCCCTCGGCTGTTATGCTTGCAACTGTTATTCGTGGTTGTGCTAAGCTGAATGATTCGAATGTTGGTGAACAGATACACTGTTACACGTTTAAGTCGGGTCATGTCTCGGATATAAAAGTGTGTAATACGCTTCTTTCATTGTATGCAAAGTGTGGGTCGATGAACTACACAAtaaagttatttgaagaaatgcAGACAAAAGATTCTGTCTCTTATAGTGCCATAATCTCTGGCTGTGTTCAAAATGGCAACACGGAGGTAGCTTTGCAAATGTTCCATAAGATGCAATTATCAGGGTTTGAGCCTGAATTGGCAACTATGATGGGCTTTTTACCTGCCTGCTCTCATTTATCTGCTCTGCAACATGGGACCTGTGGTCATGGCTACTCAGTGGTGCGTGGATTTGCATCAGATTTGTCACTCTGTAATGCTTTAATAGACATGTATAATAAGTGTGGTAAGCTAGAAAAGGCTAGGCTTGTCTTTGACAAGATGCTCGGGAGGGATGTGGTCTCATGGAATGCGATGCTCGTTGGTTATGGAATTCATGGATATGGAAAGGAAGCAATTTTACTGTTTCAAGATATGCAGAATGAAGGTGAAAAACCAGATGATGTAACTTTTGTTGCTCTCCTGTCTGCATGCAGCCATTCTGGACTTGTTTCTGAAGGGAAGCATTTGTTTCGTGTGATGAGTCAAGAATTCAATATCGTTCCACGGATGGATCATTACTTCTGCATGGTTGATCTGTTGGGCCGTGCTGGTCTTTTGGTCGAGGCTCACAATTTTGTCAGTACTATGCCATTTGAGCCTGATGCTCACCTATGGAATGCGTTACTAGCAGCTTGTAGGgttcataaaaatattgaaCTCGGAGAAGAAGTCAATAAGAAAATTCAGAGTTTGGGACCTTCCAGTACTGGAAATTTTGT comes from Henckelia pumila isolate YLH828 chromosome 4, ASM3356847v2, whole genome shotgun sequence and encodes:
- the LOC140863655 gene encoding pentatricopeptide repeat-containing protein At3g16610 isoform X2; the encoded protein is MVDSGVTPTNYTYPFVLKACSTLQDIDMGVKIHGHAKRFNLENDVYVCTALVDFYVKCGCLLEAREVFDGMPQRDVVAWNAMAAGFSLRGLCLDAIGLVSEMQNKGVEPNSSTIVAILPSIAETCRLREGKAAHGFCVRRDFHIDVVVGTGLLDMYGKCGQLVHAKHLFKTLASKNEITWSAMIGVFVTCNYAEEGLELFKKMRMEASKIPSAVMLATVIRGCAKLNDSNVGEQIHCYTFKSGHVSDIKVCNTLLSLYAKCGSMNYTIKLFEEMQTKDSVSYSAIISGCVQNGNTEVALQMFHKMQLSGFEPELATMMGFLPACSHLSALQHGTCGHGYSVVRGFASDLSLCNALIDMYNKCGKLEKARLVFDKMLGRDVVSWNAMLVGYGIHGYGKEAILLFQDMQNEGEKPDDVTFVALLSACSHSGLVSEGKHLFRVMSQEFNIVPRMDHYFCMVDLLGRAGLLVEAHNFVSTMPFEPDAHLWNALLAACRVHKNIELGEEVNKKIQSLGPSSTGNFVLLFNLYTTAHRWDDAAAVRIKQKDLGFRKRPGCSWTEVNGIIHAFVGGDRSHPQSALINKKLDELDAEMKLMGYSAESDFVYQDVEEEEKENILLYHSEKLAVAFAIISLKANKPIIVTKNLRVCGDCHTALKYMTIIAKREIIVRDTSRFHHFREGICSCGEFW
- the LOC140863655 gene encoding pentatricopeptide repeat-containing protein At3g16610 isoform X1, coding for MPNTSSVSNINCWLQLLEACSGSRSLKQGKIIHQCIVKLNGEDFGSQSPHLDKLVRFYLSCSRPQLAHRVFKSIPNHWRKNKTILWNQIIRAYAWDGPFEKAVDLYNEMVDSGVTPTNYTYPFVLKACSTLQDIDMGVKIHGHAKRFNLENDVYVCTALVDFYVKCGCLLEAREVFDGMPQRDVVAWNAMAAGFSLRGLCLDAIGLVSEMQNKGVEPNSSTIVAILPSIAETCRLREGKAAHGFCVRRDFHIDVVVGTGLLDMYGKCGQLVHAKHLFKTLASKNEITWSAMIGVFVTCNYAEEGLELFKKMRMEASKIPSAVMLATVIRGCAKLNDSNVGEQIHCYTFKSGHVSDIKVCNTLLSLYAKCGSMNYTIKLFEEMQTKDSVSYSAIISGCVQNGNTEVALQMFHKMQLSGFEPELATMMGFLPACSHLSALQHGTCGHGYSVVRGFASDLSLCNALIDMYNKCGKLEKARLVFDKMLGRDVVSWNAMLVGYGIHGYGKEAILLFQDMQNEGEKPDDVTFVALLSACSHSGLVSEGKHLFRVMSQEFNIVPRMDHYFCMVDLLGRAGLLVEAHNFVSTMPFEPDAHLWNALLAACRVHKNIELGEEVNKKIQSLGPSSTGNFVLLFNLYTTAHRWDDAAAVRIKQKDLGFRKRPGCSWTEVNGIIHAFVGGDRSHPQSALINKKLDELDAEMKLMGYSAESDFVYQDVEEEEKENILLYHSEKLAVAFAIISLKANKPIIVTKNLRVCGDCHTALKYMTIIAKREIIVRDTSRFHHFREGICSCGEFW